Within the Miscanthus floridulus cultivar M001 chromosome 2, ASM1932011v1, whole genome shotgun sequence genome, the region tgtgcagcagccggtggggcaaagtcaaaaccagatgatcaattttggcacattaggccacataccatcgttggctcagAAGATAgaaccatcaattcaaaggatccatagagatatagatccttatgtctataatcagagacttcaagcagcaagccagcaaaggacctaacatattgagattccacaaggctatcactatggcatggattataacaccctccacatgataccaaatccaggatatcaaggcacgcgggatttcaatccacagatgggtcagcaagtactgagaaatccaaatccataggctgatgagttgctgctcaaggtgatcgagatgatgaagaatcagtttggtcagAAGctaaaaggaatgacttttttcatacaaatgcccatatctagaatggtatgatttggtcactcttcctgcaaattataggctcccagagttcgctaagttcattagtcaagacggtacaagcacaatagaacatgtcagtcggtatcttacacaattgggcaaagcatcagttgaggatgcccatcgagtttgtttcttctccttgtccctgtcagggctagccttcacttggttctcatcattaccagtcaactccattgccaattgggccgacctggagaagaagttttatacatatttttacattgGGACTAGAGAGAaaaaataaccgatttgacaaccatgagacaaaggactaatgaatcaggcactgaatttcttcagagattctgagagactaagaatctgtgtttctcgttgagcttggccgatgatcaactagctgctttagccgtctaaggaatgctaccgatgtggaaagagaaactgctgggataggaatttgacaacttgggtcaattggctcaatgagtggcagcacttaatagccaattccagagcatacgtagagatacccaattccagaagagtacctcagtggccgaagcttacgatccatattcagtcaatgatggctatgaagatgaagaagaagaggttgctgtagctgaatggaattggggcaagaagacagtaatggtgccaaatccttggagaagaggagttgaggagagttatgactttgatgttaccaaatcagacaagctcttcaatttcttgcttgagaaggggcagatcaagttgcccgatggtcatgtcatgttgccccctgatcagttgaagaacaagaagttctgcaaattccataacgctacttctcattccactaatgaatgcagaatcttcaggtaGCATATACatagagctattcagcaagggaggctcaaatttgatacaccttggaagatgaaagtcgatgataatcctttcctaggagatcagaacatggttgttgctaggctgttcaaaggaaaaaccaaggtcctaacatcgaccaaatcgagagaagctaggatagtcgatcccaaaatgcaaatatcggctgatgagtacagagagattagaagatgtcGTGCCAAACAAAAGGGTTGATATGAGTAGAGGAAGACATCAAAAGCAGAGACGTCAAAGCCGTAGGTCACATCtcaaattctgttgaataaatggcagcgacagaaggaaaaggattatcaatgttggttaaaagatcaagcataccagcatcaattagaagaagagaggtatgaaagggaacaagctgaattacattggaattgtcccttctttaggcattgctggaatgaaggttcgaagttgcctaccagacacgactgtccagaatgtagcaatcaatattgggagtataggcaatcttgaagcaaccgccggtctatccatgctcaagatgcatatcatcataacaacatggatcggcgcttaaaaatgaaagtgttcatgattggttgggaaaaagagtcattggacaggactgagctgatcatgaagaggaaggcactgaaagaagatacacatggcaggaaggctagtggtgcctaggagatttgatgagaagccaaaagaggagggtgcagcgcctaaggaacagagagatggaacaggctcaggcacccggtaaaactcaagtatggcgtaccaagcagatagctaataagaggcaaccatcggctaatatccaaatggattTTCTGTTACCACCCGAATTCAGAGCTTtggcagatcaggaagtttatttagactttgatgagtcagagtatgaagagatggttgccaaattAACAGTTGtgtagcaagcaatatttgataagccagtcaagcattggcacttaaaggctttatatatgaaagactttgttgatgggaagccgatgaacaagatattggtggacagaggtgcttctgtcaatcttatgccatacaccacttttcgtaagcttggcaatggaccaggagatttgcttgagactgacatgatgcttagagacttcagaggaaatacatccaagacccgggggcaataaacgtcgaactgacaatcgggagtaaaactctactcaccacgttctttgtcattgatgagaaaggatcatatagtttactcctcgatcgtgattggattcatgcgaattgctacataccgtcgaccatgcatcaatgtttgattcaatggcatggagatgatgtcgaactagttcgtgctgatgagtccgtaagcatcgcaatggccgatccagtcttttgggaactaggggattttgagtgtttttctagcaagtcatgggaaggaggcttcattaagatcagcaatgaaagccaacaactgatgcaagcgatcggctctgagagtttattttagtaaaaaaggtTATGGCTTCATATCAgccattggaataaaggaaaacAAGTATTAGTTATGAGGTTCAGGCCGATGTATGAATGCTAGATAAGGTGGTGAATTCGGAGTTAATGGATTTGAAGAAGTCATGTTTCACTTAACAGGATGTTTGACCTGGGTTGATTGCTCATTCGACTTTTGATGTGAAAGTTTCTATGGTACGTTATCCTGACACCCGGGCAACattcgatagccgattcattctcggctctaatagccagtaaCAAAGgagtatcacctctagttcaaaaaataaagatcTTCGAAGGTATAAAAGCCGATATGATGCGTATCGCCtcaagagcaaaaaaaaaaacaaaaagagcaagAGACATTCATAGTCATGCATGAAGGCATCGCATTGAAACATATTCATGAAAGAACAGGAGTCAttgttcatcagattaccctaagcacaaactaatcaaagaccttgttcaccacatcctaagccaatgtgatgtctactatggcctccactGCCACGGTGAATTCTTCAAGCAGGTCCTCGTGCTCCttagggccatcgcccattgggaaacctatTTCCATGGCGTGAAGCTCGTACCCAGTTTGGACTTGTGCCGtggtcagtgccaccgctgcaccatgatgaacgccatggagggtgatctcctgAACGCGGACCGAGACATCTTGCAGACGAGCATCAATGGAGGAACCCCGGGCATTGACAGCGTCTATGGCTGAGttcaccgccagttggagagattctAACTGTGCTATCAGGGCAGACAATCACGAGAACAAGAAAAtggtcaagatgaagataatggaagtTAGAGTAAAAAGCCTGCATGggattcatcttacccaccaccatggtgtCGGATTTGGCCAGCCGTGCTCGAATggtgctggcctcctcctcagctgtGTGAAGGGCGGCCTGAGAAACCCCGAGGCGAATCTCCAATTGGCCGTTCTCCCAAGTCGCCTTAGAATAATGATTCtaggccatcctccactcatgaaggtagcgccGGGCGTCATCTCCATTATAGGAGTCAGAGGAATCCGACGATGAAGCAAGGATGGAAGATGTGGCGTCAGAAGGCCCGCCGGCCCTTGAGAGAGGACAAAGgctatcattcacaacaaacctataggtgagtcagaactattcatcatcatgaacaagaaatgttgatctcacctcatgcatcggagACGCTAGTTCATTGGCATACtctcctctaggatttcctccacCGCGCGCTTACCTCGGTTATCTTCGCCGGCCATGGAAGAACGATTGGATCTATGAAAGGGAGAAAGAGAATTGCTATAGGGTTTTGACAGGTAGAGAAGAGCAGAGAAACAATTGCGAGTAAGGATGTATTCGAGGCCAAAACCACCAaccggtatttgaagacatgaagcgaagggaCGAGCGCCTTGGGATGTGTAAAAGGCAACGACAATTAATGGAAggtgaagcgccacttcactaatgccaatgGAAATACTACACTGAGCAACTAAAATGCAGGAAatcaaagggttctcttaataaaagccatgttttcagacttggttaaaccaagggcctggatcggctatatcaaatcggctctttagccaaagaAGGAAGCATGAGTAAACAATAGAGAATATGATCGGTTCTACACAAGATCCGTGATGACATGCAGATCTCAAGTCTGGGGCACCATGGGTCGCTCTCGGTATTTCTAGTCAAATGACATCAGCTCTCGCAGGCTATTGACTTCTCCAGCTGATCTAGAAATGCTCTCAAAGACACACTTATGACAACCAAAAAGCGAGACAGCCGATATGGTCGCCTAATCAGGGGAAACCTTATTGGCTCAGGCATTGCGCGCTTAGTACATTTTGGAGACACTGGGAGGATGAGAATGATTCAGCAGATCAatagggaatatttgaaggaatattaccctaacatttAGATTAATACTCAACGACTGATTCGCTCGACTGACAGCTCTAATGGCCGATACTAGAAAGGTATTGCTGCTGGTGCAAAAATAGACTCAAAAGAgtaaaagccggtacaatgcGTATCATCCATGGGTGAaaagcaagcataaacaaaaGTAATGCGCATGGTGTCAAGATAGGAAAATCATATGCTAAATAtcgcctattacaaactatgggacaaggaaaaccttgcctactatgtcattggccaaggtattaaaagctatagaattggcggcactcatgaaatcctcaaccaagcgctcctgctccctagggtatgctgcgtctggaaaaccatggggaagaagctgaagattttgGCCCGAATAGGATTGGGCGGCAGCCAACGCCGTGGcagcgccatgacgaacgccatggagagcaacctccctgacacgattCGGGATGTCAGGCAAACGAACCACTAGAAcagcgcccctggcattgacaaatcccaccgcATGATCCATAGCTAATTGAAGGCTCTCCAGTTGggtagatagatctaaaagattcaaaggggaggtgatcagagtctcagagacaaaattgaaaagaagcaAAGGGTACAACAAGTATCTCACCCATaattctggcctcggccttggccaacctatcctccaccgaatcgaCCGTAGGAGGTGATCGACATCAAACCATGACCAGGgctgattctgtgagggataAACACTCAGTGAGACTATGGCCattcgatcaatggaggcaagcagatcatcattatcaatccacctcatttgatggcaagggggctggTGGCAAGCCGTCGACGAGGAAGGCCCTAAAGGCCGAACAGAGTCGGCCCTGTTCCCCGAGGCAGCGAGGGCATCACAGGATATACCCTCCTAACAACAAAGGCACTAACACGATGATGTAGACCCAATGAAGACCTTTTCAGGaaacctcttgctattctccatgatctctgacctacgaaaaagcaggaactatgctaagggtgcagaaggtttgaggcaaagtgagttatccttAGATCAACTACCGAGGCCCAtttatatagcctaggaaggcgaGGATAGATTTCGCCAGGGGCGTGAGGTTGGAATCAGAAACGGAAGCGGAATGGCACTCTGGAAGTTTAGGAGACAGATAATGAAGAAATAATAGATTTAGACTTATTGCTTCCTCAAATTACAAAAGATCTAAAAAAGATTCGGAGATTTTACCAGAGATCAGCCTATCTAGTTtattttggattgaagggagtccgggccCCAACAAGGCCAAAGTCCATCGTGAGGCGAGTTGACGTTGGCCCATTGCTAACATTATGCCCAAGGAGAGAGGAAATCGCCCGCCTAAACATAAATTCAACCGATTTTTTGATAAATCGGAAAACTATGGGGAAGAAGCCTATGGCTTTCCTAGTGGGCATTCAATGGAGTAAACAAGGGGaatgtgtccacacattttagcccttgcaaacactaggacAACTTTGCGAGCatagagagaagactcaggtgatatcacaaggattctcCTAACTGCAATAGCTGATCCTCTTACTCGACAAGACGCTAGAATGAGTGACccaatcaccctatgcataagaattctCCTAACAGCTCAAGATCTACATAGCAAAAGGATAAAACCATGAAGCATCTAGCAGGACCGGAAACACCCAAGGAGGCAGATAGAAGTGGAACATGGCTGAATCGTTGAGTTTGCTCTCACCAAGGTCGGATAGCCATTTTTATAGCCGgcttggaaggatgaatccaaaacgcccgtgaagcaataatgctctgaaaaagttttgaagcatgggctcatgagttgaTATGGATGGTAATGAATAGTAGACCCTAGGTCAAGATTCCTTGCCCGTGGCTACGGGCCTATCGGGAGCAcggacatggtaattttggaacataatttcttttgtcccaaaatttgggggcatgtgtttacaccggaatttggaagaaggatctcagaagctcgggagctcccaagatcatgataGCATGGGATCAGTTGCGTGCAGATCAaaaccagctgattcagatgcaacgccagaatcgactttcttcagatagcgccaacagataacgacagaggctatgatcggtGCTGAGACgggacatgctggactctacaaaaagggaaagattagagtccaagttatcttaaattaggaatgttttcattatgccaaagattgtattgagtcgtactcgagtagggttcatttttagactctgggtataaataccaaaccccggctattgtaaaggacatcaaccaatcaatcaaatacaagtcaattactttttttggctttggccaccccttaggagtaggagtagagtagatcttggcgagttcttcggcaagtatggctgcatcaatctgactgacctccactgcttgttgtaagtaccatcatggttatacctctgtttgtatggctacatcgatccagtcgacccccactgtggctctggtataagctagttatcgactcttgcctaattcatgtatggcctgtgtgattctacctcacaccccattgcttgaattggatcaaggtcaagttatcggctctatcttagagtgacagtctttggtagattcattaagttaccaatattacttattgctttcattgcttatctaattacagcaatatcactctgcccgattgagattgatctggattggcctcatatcttgtttaactcatcatttgctaatctaaactgatgtaatctacatcttaagcgatgagttatgtttttatcggctgtttcacatcaatcttaatcgtgcatagcgtgcggttaaggcatgtttgatcttgagtagatctatcggttagcaagaaccatttcatggcctatgggattctacctctcaccccactattggcaccatggagtggggatcattggttgatagacctgttcctgagaagacatggcCTTAACTgtacgctatgcctgaatcggctgtttagtcgatatcgaatgcttccatgaatagttcacatcacgagatcgttgaagtagagataagttgaaagatgtgttagcctcatgatcttgttattgtgttatggcctacatgattctgtctcatgccccactgatattagtaatgtgtTAGGgttgttgagtctattgttgtttctactgactgcataattctgcctcatgccccactggtcatggcgatagatgagatctaacatgttcattagatttatctttattaaatgattaagtgatgttgaattgtttctttatataaaaaggagttcggttactcataATCATTAGCTCagcatggaccgatcatcattgatatcttattgccattgactaatattcatttaaatgatgtttatcctgaatgataaccgattctcttcacacgaccccatgagctctaactgacttattctcacgaatatactggaatcggctatttagcctatttcctttcatatcggctctcacagctgtacattcgggactgtctggtaacactggcaagttccacccttaattactgatgaactttctctccttgtcaattgcagggtcaaattaactggcacgcctcgggaggattgtgcaggatcaaccacccctacgctgaagctaggcagatctgctccattgagcggaccctttcggcttgctatgtgtgtcctcgacacgggatgaaattctatgtcgacagatGCCAACCACTCTGGCAGAACAAGGAAGCCGAGGACcaccgatcgagttcacctcccCTCCGAGTGACATTagtgagttcgtggatgccttccacaatGGCGAGGAGGTCTGGTTCCACAGGCTAGATAACATCGTCGGCAATGCAGGGGCTACAGGCCTAGCGAGTCGGCTTCTCGAGTGCTCCTTGTTAGTGCCAAGGAGCCACCGACGTTCGCAGTGACTGAACGCGATGCCAATTGGCCATGGGCAatgttggaagagatgaaggccatcgaggacaatGGTACATGGGAGCTAGTAGATCCACCAGTGGGCTGTAGGTTGATCAGCTtcaagtgggtctacaaggtgaagcggGATGAGCACGGcaccattgtcaagtacaaggcttGGCTCGTTGCCCATGGCTTCGTGCAgcatgagggcatcgactttgaggaagtctttgcttTGGTGGTGTGAATGGAGTCCATTCGCTTGCTGTTGGCCATGGGAGTAGCGAAGGATTGGTTTGTCCACTACCTCGATGTCAAGTCTACGTTCCTCAATGACGAGCTcatggagacggtcttcgtcaagcaagcTCCGGGCTTCACCATCAAGGGTGCTGAGCACATGGTGCTCAAGCTGCGCAAGGCATTCTATGGGCTATGGTAGGCCCctcgagcgtggaacgccaagctcgatgccaccttgggcgagcttgggttcactcaCTATGCTACAGAGCATGTGCTCTACACTTGGtgataggggaaggaggagctcattgtcggcatgtatgtggatgacttaatcatcacTAGAGCGCGAGCAGAGGACATCGATgatttcaagcgtgagatggtagCTCATTTTAAGATGAGCGATCTTGGCATGCTCTTCTACTACCTCAACATCGAGGTGAGGCAGGGGAAGCAGAGCATCTCCCTGGGTCAGTGCGCCTACACGGAGAAGCTGCTGGAGCATGACGGCATGGCAgtgtgcaagccatgcgtgactccaatggaggagcggctgaagctgagcaAGCATAGCACTACTGCAAAGGTGGACATGATGCACTACTAGAGTATCATCGGCGAGCTACGCTACCTCACTCATACCCGACTAGACATTGCATTTGTGATTGGGCACATTAGCCGTTTCATGGAGGACCTGTGCGAAGATCACTGGTCAGTAGAGAAAAGGttgttgcgctacgtcaagggcaCGCTTGATCAAGcaatcatcttccccaagagtggTGGCAAGAAAGGGTTGTGGCTCATGGTGTTTAGTGAGGCACCCCCCAaaggcaaaggaaggtgagcGGGAGCTCACTGTTTTCAATGATGCGGACATGGTGGGCGACATTGATGGGCGACGGAGCACCTCCAGCGTGCTTGTCTTCTTTGGAGCAGCCCCCATTGCTTGGTAGTCACTGAAGCAAAAGATCATGGCGCTATCGATGTGTGAGGCGGAGTACGTCGCAACAGCCATGGCGGCGTGCCTGGTTGTCTGACTGCACTGGCTGTTGGGCGAGCTAACCGGTGAGGAAGCTCACCCGCCAactctgatggtggacaactagctCACCATCACCCTTGCCAAGAACCCTGTCCTCCATGACCAGAGCAAGCACAttgacatcaagttccacttcctctggGACTACAtcaatggagggcagatcgtcatcgagtttgttGAGACCGGTAGACAGTTCactgacatcttcaccaagtcaCTCTGACGCCTATggttcatggagctgaggaagatgactggcatggatgaggtcaaggcATTGGGCTAGCAacaggattagggaaagaattgttagacataatctgctgccCCCCATTCTCTCCTTGGTTGGAGATTGGTCGGTTCGGCCGACCACTCCCTGTTAGGAGTTAGAGACTGATTGGCTCTACCGGCCAGTTCCTATAGCTATAGCAGTATTACAATAGGCCTCCTCTAGTACATTAGTTAGTAGCTATTACATCAcccatgtcttggtagtgggctgaggtaagctttgttactactaggagtagttggtatactctgtaccttaggagtaggtagttggtgtactctgtaccttaggagtaggtagctggtgtactcttgtacttaggagtaggtagttggccaAAAACTATGTACCTAGTAGAGGTATAGCTAGAGGTGTATATATTCCATCCAAAGGGCAATGGAATACTTAGTTCAGTTGCTACAAACCAAAgggcagggcttcggccaacactGGTGCTTGTGCTGAGTGTGTGTGGGCGCtattctcaatctcttctt harbors:
- the LOC136536996 gene encoding uncharacterized mitochondrial protein AtMg00810-like, which gives rise to MGVAKDWFVHYLDVKSTFLNDELMETVFVKQAPGFTIKGAEHMVLKLRKGKEELIVGMYVDDLIITRARAEDIDDFKREMVAHFKMSDLGMLFYYLNIEVRQGKQSISLGQCAYTEKLLEHDGMAVCKPCVTPMEERLKLSKHSTTAKVDMMHY